One Psychrobacillus glaciei genomic region harbors:
- a CDS encoding SpoVR family protein, protein MDTKLHHAIAEITEIASGFGLDYYPMRYEICPADIIYTFGAYGMPTRFTHWSFGKQFHKMKVQYDFGLSQIYELVINSNPCYAFLLDTNSLIQNKLIIAHVLAHCDFFKNNVRFSNTRRDMVESMTATAERIADYEMIHGKEEVEVFLDAVLAIQEHIDPSIIRPKLDYDSEQEDVETVRKTPYDDLWSMDQSANEKKLTVPKRKKFPPNPEKDLLLFIQEYSRELEDWQRDILTMMREEMLYFWPQLETKIMNEGWASYWHQRILREMNLTSDETIEFAKLNANVVQPSQTSINPYYLGLKIFEDIEKRYDQPTEEMKGLGVKPNSGREKMFEVREIESDISFIRNYLTKDLVKHEDLYLFEKKAGNYQITDKDYEHVRDQLVSMRVNGSFPYIVVEDGDYSRNGELYLKHGYEGTELDTRYLENVLPYINQLWGRPVHMETTVEDKSTLYSFDGKKITKSTL, encoded by the coding sequence ATGGATACGAAGCTTCATCATGCAATTGCTGAAATTACGGAAATTGCATCTGGATTCGGACTTGATTATTATCCTATGCGATATGAAATCTGCCCTGCAGACATTATTTATACATTTGGTGCGTATGGCATGCCGACACGATTTACGCATTGGAGTTTTGGAAAGCAATTTCACAAAATGAAGGTACAGTATGACTTTGGATTAAGTCAAATATACGAGCTCGTTATTAATTCGAATCCTTGCTACGCATTTTTGCTTGATACGAATAGTCTCATTCAAAATAAACTCATTATTGCTCATGTCCTTGCTCACTGTGACTTTTTTAAGAATAATGTACGTTTTTCTAATACAAGACGAGATATGGTGGAAAGTATGACGGCAACTGCAGAAAGAATTGCGGATTATGAAATGATTCATGGTAAAGAAGAGGTTGAAGTTTTTCTAGATGCAGTCCTTGCTATTCAAGAGCATATAGATCCCTCCATTATAAGACCTAAACTAGACTATGATTCTGAACAAGAAGACGTAGAAACAGTACGTAAAACACCATACGATGATCTATGGAGCATGGATCAATCAGCAAACGAAAAAAAGTTAACTGTTCCTAAAAGAAAAAAGTTTCCCCCAAATCCCGAAAAAGATTTACTGTTATTTATTCAAGAGTATAGTCGTGAATTAGAAGATTGGCAACGGGATATTTTAACGATGATGCGGGAAGAAATGCTTTATTTTTGGCCGCAATTAGAAACGAAGATTATGAATGAAGGTTGGGCTTCTTATTGGCATCAACGAATTCTAAGAGAGATGAATCTAACCTCGGATGAAACGATCGAATTTGCAAAACTAAATGCAAATGTGGTTCAGCCATCGCAGACAAGTATTAATCCTTATTATTTGGGGTTGAAAATATTTGAAGACATTGAAAAAAGATATGATCAGCCTACGGAAGAAATGAAAGGATTAGGGGTAAAGCCTAACTCGGGTCGGGAGAAAATGTTTGAAGTAAGAGAAATTGAATCGGATATATCCTTTATTCGAAACTATTTAACGAAAGACTTGGTAAAACATGAAGATCTATATTTGTTTGAAAAAAAGGCTGGAAACTACCAAATAACCGATAAAGACTATGAGCATGTACGAGACCAACTCGTTTCCATGCGAGTCAATGGAAGTTTTCCGTATATTGTAGTGGAAGATGGAGACTATTCGCGAAACGGAGAACTGTATTTAAAACATGGATATGAGGGAACTGAACTGGATACACGCTATTTAGAAAATGTACTTCCTTATATTAATCAGTTATGGGGACGCCCTGTGCATATGGAGACAACTGTTGAAGACAAATCAACACTCTATTCATTTGACGGGAAAAAGATTACTAAAAGTACGTTGTAA
- a CDS encoding TetR/AcrR family transcriptional regulator yields MENRKSQIIKLALRNIREKGYISFSYDDLSRELGVTKASIHYHFEKKEDLGIAVCTKIKEGLDATFIKVDNEQISLEDKLWEFISRRAKQIEMNEVCPISSLQADFHYLPLQIQESVQQLSQLEISYVKKFLDELNSEGKLRTTNDTKALASLLIASVKGALQYKRVVGEDLFSTVFDQLKLLIIGNVEISKT; encoded by the coding sequence ATGGAAAACAGAAAATCACAAATTATTAAACTAGCACTTAGGAATATTCGAGAAAAGGGTTATATATCTTTTAGTTATGATGACTTATCAAGAGAGCTTGGGGTAACAAAAGCAAGTATCCATTATCACTTTGAGAAAAAGGAGGATTTAGGCATTGCCGTTTGTACGAAAATAAAAGAAGGATTAGACGCTACTTTCATAAAGGTAGATAACGAACAAATAAGTTTGGAGGACAAGCTTTGGGAATTCATTTCAAGAAGAGCAAAACAAATTGAAATGAATGAAGTATGTCCCATCTCATCTTTGCAGGCAGATTTTCACTATTTGCCTTTACAGATACAAGAGAGTGTACAGCAATTGAGCCAATTAGAAATAAGTTATGTTAAAAAGTTTCTAGATGAACTAAATAGCGAAGGAAAACTACGAACAACAAACGACACAAAGGCATTGGCTTCACTACTAATAGCAAGTGTAAAAGGAGCTCTTCAATATAAAAGGGTTGTAGGAGAAGATTTATTCTCCACAGTATTTGATCAATTAAAACTACTCATAATTGGGAATGTTGAAATAAGTAAAACGTGA
- the fabF gene encoding beta-ketoacyl-ACP synthase II, which translates to MERRVVVTGYGVVSPLGNDVDTLWDNIKQGTSGIKKLEADEFKEINTQIAGTVTDFQAENYFDKKELGKYDLFAQYAYAAAKQAIDQSKLDIENANMNRIGVYVGSGIGGINTVLENHNLLIEKGVRKVSPFMVPMMISNMATGIIAIKLGFKGPSFSPVSACATGNHAIGEAYLNILHGYSDAIVAGGAEASINPLSFAGFSRMRAMSTLNDDPQKASRPFDRARDGFVMSEGAGILVLEEFEHAKKRGATILGEIVGYGSTTDAYHITSPDFDGAARAMKLALGMAKIDPTDIDYINAHGTSTPEGDKSETKAIKTVFGEHAYNLMVSSTKSMTGHLFGAAGGVEAIITLKSIVEDIAPPTINYETPDEECDLNYVPNKAVQTEINYALSNGFGFGGHNAVLAFKKFTGE; encoded by the coding sequence ATGGAGAGACGAGTAGTTGTAACAGGATATGGAGTAGTATCACCTCTAGGTAATGACGTTGATACACTTTGGGATAATATTAAACAAGGTACAAGTGGGATTAAAAAACTGGAAGCGGATGAGTTTAAAGAAATAAACACACAAATTGCTGGGACTGTAACAGATTTCCAAGCGGAAAATTACTTTGATAAAAAAGAATTGGGCAAATATGATTTGTTCGCACAGTACGCTTATGCTGCCGCAAAACAAGCGATTGATCAATCGAAACTGGATATAGAAAATGCTAATATGAACCGAATAGGTGTTTATGTTGGATCTGGTATTGGAGGAATAAATACAGTCCTTGAAAACCACAATCTTTTAATAGAAAAAGGGGTAAGAAAAGTGTCTCCCTTTATGGTGCCAATGATGATTAGTAATATGGCAACAGGCATTATTGCGATAAAATTAGGTTTTAAAGGACCAAGTTTTTCCCCCGTTTCTGCTTGTGCAACAGGAAATCATGCAATAGGAGAAGCTTATTTAAATATTTTGCATGGCTATTCAGATGCCATAGTTGCAGGGGGAGCAGAAGCATCTATAAACCCGCTATCTTTTGCAGGTTTTTCGAGAATGCGTGCAATGTCGACGTTGAATGATGACCCTCAAAAAGCGAGCCGTCCTTTTGATCGAGCTCGAGATGGTTTTGTTATGTCCGAAGGGGCAGGCATTTTAGTGTTGGAAGAGTTTGAGCATGCTAAAAAAAGAGGCGCAACGATTTTGGGAGAAATAGTAGGTTATGGCTCTACAACAGATGCCTATCATATAACATCTCCTGATTTCGACGGAGCAGCAAGAGCTATGAAGTTGGCGTTAGGTATGGCAAAAATTGATCCTACGGACATTGATTATATTAACGCACATGGAACGAGCACACCAGAAGGGGACAAATCAGAAACAAAAGCCATTAAAACTGTGTTTGGAGAGCATGCCTATAATCTAATGGTGAGTTCAACAAAATCAATGACAGGTCATTTATTCGGAGCTGCGGGTGGAGTGGAAGCAATCATCACACTAAAAAGCATAGTAGAAGATATTGCTCCTCCTACTATTAATTACGAAACTCCTGATGAAGAATGCGATTTGAATTATGTACCAAACAAGGCTGTTCAAACAGAAATAAACTATGCACTTTCCAATGGCTTTGGCTTCGGTGGGCATAACGCAGTATTAGCTTTTAAAAAATTTACGGGAGAGTAG
- a CDS encoding VOC family protein: MGRVVHFEIHVNEMDRAKKFYGEVFGWNFEDWSDFAGTPYFGAITGNKEEMGIDGALMQRRTQSPEGGQCVNAFVCTIQVEEFDSTEAAILAHGGTISVPKHALTGMAWQGYFTDTEGNIIGIHQPDENAK, encoded by the coding sequence ATGGGTAGAGTTGTACATTTTGAGATCCATGTCAATGAAATGGACCGGGCTAAGAAATTTTATGGGGAAGTTTTTGGGTGGAACTTTGAAGATTGGAGCGATTTTGCAGGAACTCCTTATTTTGGAGCGATTACAGGGAACAAAGAGGAAATGGGGATTGATGGAGCTTTAATGCAGCGTAGAACACAATCACCTGAAGGCGGACAATGTGTGAATGCATTTGTTTGCACTATACAAGTGGAAGAATTTGATTCGACAGAAGCAGCAATTCTAGCTCATGGAGGCACAATTTCAGTTCCTAAACATGCATTGACGGGAATGGCATGGCAAGGATATTTTACGGATACAGAAGGAAATATTATAGGTATTCACCAACCAGATGAAAATGCCAAATAA
- a CDS encoding SDR family oxidoreductase — protein sequence MTTDKYEQIHKEISGQTQNQQPGIEEEMTPAPIFDDKDYIGSGKLKGKVAIITGGDSGIGRAVSIAFAKEGANVAIVYLDENEDKDADKTVKLIEDYGVKAFKIKTDLSDDENCQRVVDQVIQQFGYINILVNNAGKQFPTKDFLKITPDQLQETFSTNIFSMFYLTQAVLPHMKKGDTIVNTSSVTAYNGAPELIDYSATKGAITTFTRSLALNLIEKGIRVNAVAPGPIWTPLIPATFNKKKVEKHGDDTPIGRCGQPAENAPAYVFLTSSDSSYMTGQTIHVDGGNFVGS from the coding sequence ATGACAACCGATAAATATGAACAGATTCATAAAGAGATTTCTGGGCAAACACAAAACCAGCAACCTGGTATAGAAGAAGAAATGACACCCGCTCCTATTTTTGATGACAAGGACTATATAGGTTCAGGAAAATTGAAGGGAAAAGTAGCGATTATTACAGGGGGAGATAGTGGAATTGGCCGAGCTGTTTCCATTGCATTCGCCAAGGAAGGGGCTAATGTCGCTATTGTTTATTTGGATGAAAATGAAGACAAAGATGCTGATAAAACAGTGAAACTAATAGAAGATTATGGAGTTAAAGCATTTAAAATCAAAACCGATTTAAGTGATGATGAAAACTGTCAACGTGTTGTGGATCAAGTAATCCAACAATTTGGTTATATTAATATTTTAGTTAATAACGCCGGCAAGCAATTCCCTACAAAGGATTTTTTAAAAATTACACCTGATCAATTACAAGAAACGTTTTCAACAAATATTTTTTCCATGTTTTATTTAACGCAAGCCGTGTTACCTCATATGAAAAAGGGCGACACAATAGTAAATACCTCTTCCGTTACGGCATATAATGGGGCACCTGAACTTATTGATTATTCCGCGACGAAAGGTGCTATTACTACTTTTACTCGATCTCTTGCACTAAATTTAATAGAAAAAGGAATTCGCGTAAATGCCGTTGCACCTGGCCCCATATGGACTCCGCTGATTCCTGCCACTTTCAATAAGAAGAAAGTTGAAAAACATGGTGATGACACCCCTATAGGTAGATGCGGTCAACCTGCTGAAAATGCTCCAGCTTATGTATTTTTGACCTCATCAGATTCCAGTTATATGACTGGACAGACCATCCATGTAGATGGAGGTAACTTTGTCGGATCTTAA
- a CDS encoding threonine aldolase family protein has product MNETNLLIEAFKNTIYKVAGHGKRNIQILKDVLHEVDGQTDSDVYGNGKIIEEFQAKMAAYLGKETAVFFPSGTMAQQIALRIWCDKKGLKKVAYHPLCHLEIHEEGGLKELHHIEPVLLAGKDRLIELDDVLNMNEEIACLLLELPQREIGGQLPDYETLEEISSYCREKGIKLHLDGARLPEILPYYQKSAAEVCSLFDSVYISFYKGIGGIAGAILAGDKAFTEESKVWKRRHGGDLISLYPYIVSSNYYFDEKLPKMQQYYNNAKELAELFNSCHAISTMPLVPVSNMFHVHYQGPKEQVESVLVELYELTGVGLTSYLREAIDGTCNYEVSVGDQYATLPKEKVKQVFQLLDEKMKRFNII; this is encoded by the coding sequence ATGAACGAAACAAATCTTTTAATAGAAGCATTTAAAAATACAATATATAAAGTTGCTGGTCACGGTAAGAGAAATATTCAAATACTGAAGGATGTATTACATGAGGTTGATGGGCAGACTGATAGTGATGTATACGGTAATGGCAAGATTATCGAGGAATTTCAAGCGAAGATGGCAGCGTATTTAGGAAAAGAAACAGCTGTATTTTTCCCTAGTGGTACAATGGCTCAACAAATAGCTTTACGTATATGGTGCGATAAAAAAGGATTAAAGAAAGTCGCGTATCATCCATTATGCCATCTTGAGATTCATGAGGAAGGTGGGTTAAAGGAATTACATCATATTGAGCCTGTATTGTTAGCCGGTAAAGATAGATTAATAGAGTTGGATGATGTATTGAATATGAATGAGGAAATTGCTTGTTTATTGCTTGAATTGCCACAACGTGAGATTGGCGGTCAATTACCAGACTATGAAACACTTGAAGAAATATCAAGTTATTGCCGTGAAAAAGGCATAAAGTTGCACCTAGATGGAGCGCGACTTCCTGAAATTCTTCCATATTATCAAAAGTCTGCTGCTGAAGTTTGTAGTCTTTTTGATAGCGTATATATTTCTTTTTACAAAGGAATTGGTGGAATTGCAGGAGCTATTCTCGCAGGGGACAAAGCCTTTACCGAAGAATCGAAAGTATGGAAAAGACGCCACGGTGGCGATTTAATTAGCCTTTATCCGTATATTGTAAGTTCTAATTATTATTTCGATGAGAAATTACCAAAAATGCAGCAATACTATAACAATGCGAAAGAGCTTGCTGAACTTTTCAATTCGTGTCATGCAATATCAACTATGCCACTTGTACCTGTGTCTAATATGTTCCATGTTCATTATCAAGGACCGAAAGAGCAAGTGGAATCTGTTCTAGTTGAATTATATGAGTTAACAGGAGTAGGCTTAACTAGTTATTTAAGAGAAGCAATAGATGGAACATGTAATTACGAAGTCAGTGTTGGTGATCAATATGCGACACTCCCAAAAGAAAAAGTGAAGCAAGTTTTTCAGTTACTAGATGAGAAGATGAAAAGGTTTAACATTATATAA
- a CDS encoding APC family permease, translated as MISAVKRFLIGRPLKSSALGEQKLNKTKALAILSSDALSSVAYGPEQVLLVLMTVSTIAFWYSIPIAVGVLILLFALILSYRQIIFAYPQGGGAYIVSKENLGENAGLIAGGSLLVDYILTVAVSVSAGTDAITSAIPSLHEHNVVIASVLVVLITILNLRGLTESASILAYPVYLFVLALFVLIGVGFFHIITGNASPELHAPLGTPVTGISLFLILRAFASGSSALTGVEAISNAIPNFNHPAPKNAAKTLAIMGSLLAVMLVGIVFLAYYYGIVPKGEETVVSQIAAVTFGRNFIYYFIQGTTALILVLAANTGYSAFPLLAFNLSKDKYIPSMFKMRGDRLGYSNGIITLGITSILLIIIFEGQTEQLIPLYAVGVFIPFTLSQTGMLVKWFREKPKNWVGKLLINFVGAIISFTVMMIFFITKFGQVWAVLIFIPVLIFIFHKIKNHYESVGEQLSVSNNSPIKPIEGNVIIVPVAGITHVVENSLNYAKSLNPKQILAVYVAFDREDEKRLAEKWSKWQPDVRLVTLYSQYRSINYPLSKFISKVENKAYESSYTVTVLIPQFIPKKGWHNILHNQSSLLIKTILLYRKDVIVTTVPYHFKK; from the coding sequence ATGATATCTGCTGTCAAACGATTTTTAATAGGTCGTCCTTTAAAGTCCTCTGCCTTAGGAGAACAGAAGCTTAATAAAACAAAGGCTTTAGCCATTCTGTCTTCGGATGCTCTATCATCCGTTGCATATGGTCCGGAACAAGTTTTACTCGTTTTAATGACTGTGAGCACTATTGCCTTTTGGTATTCAATCCCTATTGCCGTTGGAGTGCTTATCCTCCTATTTGCGCTAATTTTGTCGTATAGACAAATTATATTCGCCTATCCACAGGGCGGAGGGGCTTACATTGTTTCGAAGGAAAACCTTGGGGAGAATGCGGGATTAATAGCGGGTGGATCTTTATTGGTCGATTATATCTTAACTGTGGCCGTTAGTGTATCAGCAGGTACAGATGCCATTACTTCTGCGATACCAAGCTTACATGAGCATAATGTAGTTATTGCAAGTGTTCTCGTTGTGCTTATTACAATATTAAACTTAAGAGGTTTAACTGAATCTGCTTCTATTCTTGCATATCCTGTTTATTTATTTGTATTGGCATTGTTTGTATTAATAGGGGTTGGATTTTTCCATATAATAACTGGTAACGCTTCACCTGAACTGCATGCTCCACTCGGAACACCAGTTACAGGTATTAGCTTGTTTTTGATACTGAGGGCATTTGCATCTGGTAGCTCCGCCTTAACCGGAGTGGAGGCAATCTCCAATGCCATCCCTAATTTTAATCATCCTGCTCCAAAAAATGCGGCAAAAACCTTAGCCATTATGGGCTCTTTACTTGCTGTAATGTTAGTCGGCATCGTTTTTTTGGCATATTACTATGGAATCGTTCCTAAGGGCGAGGAAACCGTGGTTTCACAAATTGCAGCTGTAACATTTGGAAGAAACTTTATCTATTATTTTATACAGGGAACAACGGCATTAATTCTTGTTCTTGCTGCTAATACGGGGTACTCAGCTTTTCCTCTTTTAGCTTTTAACCTTTCCAAGGATAAATATATTCCAAGCATGTTTAAAATGAGAGGAGACCGTCTGGGATATTCCAATGGGATTATCACGCTGGGCATCACTTCCATTCTTCTCATTATTATTTTTGAAGGTCAGACTGAACAACTAATTCCACTTTATGCGGTAGGTGTATTTATTCCATTCACTTTATCTCAAACAGGAATGCTCGTGAAATGGTTTCGTGAAAAACCTAAAAACTGGGTTGGTAAGTTGTTGATTAACTTTGTTGGGGCCATCATTAGCTTTACAGTTATGATGATTTTTTTCATTACTAAGTTTGGGCAAGTGTGGGCGGTGTTAATTTTCATTCCGGTTTTGATTTTTATTTTCCATAAAATTAAAAATCATTATGAATCGGTTGGTGAACAATTAAGTGTATCTAATAATTCACCAATAAAACCAATAGAAGGAAACGTTATTATTGTCCCTGTTGCTGGAATTACTCATGTAGTGGAGAACTCATTGAACTATGCAAAATCATTAAACCCAAAACAAATCCTTGCTGTTTATGTTGCTTTTGATCGTGAGGATGAAAAAAGGCTAGCAGAAAAGTGGAGTAAATGGCAACCCGATGTTAGACTGGTCACTTTATATTCACAATATAGAAGCATCAATTATCCATTGTCTAAATTTATTAGTAAAGTGGAGAATAAAGCATATGAATCGAGCTATACAGTAACCGTTTTAATCCCTCAATTTATCCCGAAGAAAGGTTGGCATAATATTCTCCATAACCAATCAAGTTTGCTTATTAAAACAATCCTGCTTTATAGAAAAGATGTTATTGTTACAACCGTACCTTATCATTTCAAAAAGTAA